Within Dermatophagoides farinae isolate YC_2012a chromosome 8, ASM2471394v1, whole genome shotgun sequence, the genomic segment GCATCTTCTTGCCTTTTTGGCCTttctaatgataatgaatatcGATGAAAACTTTCACTAAAAACTGGCCACAAACTTAACAATGACCATAGAATTAAACACAATTTCATTGTcgatatattgaattttaatttttgttttaaaattttaaatcaaatcattggTAAATAACAacgtcatcaacatcatttttaaaagaGTAAAAAATTGGCACCAAATGCTAATGTTGGTACTGTCCACTGGTTGACCATCATGAAATGAGcaaaattccaaattttcattctttgttTGTAATCAGATCCAAtcagcaaaaataaaaaaattgagacttgaaaaagaaaaagtgcCATAATTGTCATAGAAACACAAATagttcatgatgataacgacGGGTACGGGAAATATccttttttgaattctgtaTATACACACATGAATGTGACTCGAATTAATTATTTAGAGATATAGAGACCTGTGTGTTCCTAATTACCATTatggatcaaatttttttccccaaaaaaaaaatttccatttagGTCATTCAAGAAcccaatgttgttgttgttgttgttgttgttgcttgaCATTATTATCTCTGAATGGTCAACCTCTATATAAatgttctgttttttttcgctcccaaaaaaactaaacttCTGTTAttccaaataataaatccaGCATACTGGCTTTagcataataattattattattaaacacAGGGTTAGAttaaagaatgaatgaaagtgTAACATTTTCGAAACAAATCCAAAAATTgtgtagcaaaaaaaaccctcgaaacagcaacaacaaaaaaaaaaaaaaaaatcgccaACAACAATTAGAGCAGAAATAGAACACGTAATGAGAATATTacgcccacacacacacacacacacacacagcgcGAGAGAATCGCATgatttcagaatttttttgcacaacaacaggattatcatgatccaggatgatttttttttgtttcattgtaaaatttttcattttggaataaaataaaagttttAATATAATTATAACAGGCAGATGGCCataacaaaacagaaaaacagaaacaaaaaaaaacatcaaaatacATTGGtgatatatatacacactaATAATTGGttttcaatcacaatcacaatgttgttgtgaataCTATtgcgttattattattcgtccaataaatcatcaataaaatcatcatccatcattctcatttttctattcttttttttctctttagcACGATTTactaattgaaaatatttggcACCATTCCGTAAAAGTTGTTGATGTGTACCTTGTTCAACAATTCTACCGGATTCCAGCACAACAATATGATCACAATGTTCAATAGTATTTAAACGATGAGCAATGACCAATACAGTACGATCTTTCATAATAACCTTTAATGCTTCTTTAACCAATAATTCAGATTCCGAATCCAATGCACTTGTAGCTTCATctaatattaatatttttggattttttattattgctcTTGCAATGGCAATACGTTGTCGTTGGCCACCAGATAATGCTGTACCTTGTTGACCTACAATCGTATCATATCCATGTGGAAATTCAATTATGAAATCATGTGCATTAGCAATTTTAGCTGCAGCAATCACTTCATCATCGGTAGCGTTTGGATTACCAAACATAATATTCTCTTTGATTGTTGTACAAAACAGGACTGGTTCCTGGCTAATGTAACCAATTAAATCTTTACGTAGCCATTTTTTATCCAAATCTTTCATGTTAATTCCATCCAATGTGATTGATCCGGATTCAATATCATATAATGATTCGACCAACATTGCTATGGTTGATTTACCACCACCGGAAGTACCACATAATCCGGTAATTTTACCAGCTTCTagttttaaatttaatttctttAAAGTAATATATTCTGGTCGTTTTGGATATTTGAATGTCAcatcattaaattgaatatcaCCAGTGATTTTTGGCATTGTTTGTCCACCAAGATATGGCGAAGGGATGGCTAGATAGGAGCAAATTTtctgcaatgatgatgtggtcTTAATATAATGTCCATAAAGCATAGACAATTGGAATAGAGAACGTTGAATGGTCTGAGTGGTGGCCAAAAATGCCATCAGATTACCAGCGGTCATACGGCCACCAAGAAGATTATAGCCACCAAAAAGTAATGTAACCAAAACAATACCATTGATAGCTAGATTTGTTAAGCCTTGAAATATCGAAAAACCAgaggaaaatttttgattcaaatgatcaaacTTGAGAAGTTCATCGAAAAATTTcctattcaattcaaaaatttggttaaaaaaatttcaaaatattcagGCAACAACATACTTTTCAAGAATTTGTTCAATACTCAACATTTTAACTGTTCGAATATTGTTCATCGATTCGAATGCTATATTCGTAATATTTGCAagctaataataaaatgaaattcaattttgaattgattgaaaaggaaaaaaaaattacctgATCATGTAATTGTCGTGAAAGTTTTCGTAATCGGGATCCAATTTGTGTACCAACCACAACCAATGTGGGTAAAACAACGACATTAATCAATATGGTCATTTCTGGTGatatttgaaacaatgtATAAACACAACCTAAAACTTGAGCCATATTTTTGATActcaatgaaatcatttgtttgaatgaacTTTTAAATTCTAGAACATCGTTCGATAAAGCACTAAGAACATTGCCACTATTATTCAGATCATAGAATTTTATCTCGAAACTTAGAAATTtggaaaataattcaaatctCATCCGATTAGCAGTTCGTTCGGCCATAACGAATAAAGAATACAGataaaaacaggaaaaaatcgattgcGATAGATAATCaaagattaaattttttgccGGTTCtttgatcaattcaataaattgtttgataaaatcatcagATGATTCAATAAGTGTACCAGATTTTAATGATTCCTGTATGACATTCATCAGGTTTCCTAATTCAAgattaatttgaatattataaTATGCAGACATCAGGGCACACTATAgtagtgaaaaaaacaatagaacAAATCAgagtcaatcaatcattttattttcaatactGACCGGAATCGAAAAAAGGAACCAAAGAATATCTGGCTTAATGAATTCATATAATTTCGACCAGATCGATATTCGTTTATCATGGtcttgatcatgatcatgatcttTGGAATGATTTTCCGGTTCATCAATAACGATATTATCATGTTTAAAACTTTGACATATTGCTTTCCATTTAAAACTATCAATGgctaaataaataaatccagTGGTAGTAATACCACCGCACATTAATGTTAATCCATGTTTATGTTTGATGATATGTTTGAATGGTGGTCgttttgttccaattttggtcaatgatgaataccaatgaatcaatggtCTATTCAAAATGGAACGATTTctatgcagaaaaaaaagaaaaattaattttttttaaacttgTTATCTTGttataatgaatatatttaCAATCTAAGTATTTGGGCTgtaatcatttcaatcatcaaattaaattattggaTTATtggataagaaaaaaaatcgagatcaaaaaaaaaaaacatatgtACATGTTTATAATTTGGATTTAGAGAGACACCTTGCGGATCGACACATCTGTCGTTTGTCAACATTTACATGGTTTCAAGTCATCGATTggtcatttcatcaatttatgaAGAATATGGAGATTAAACCCGAAAATCTATTATCGGTTCGaggtttgttttgtttttgtttttttttttggagagaaaaattttctgttgaaaaattcaaaatttaatgattaaTCTATCAATTCAAACAGTTGCACGTGTCGTATCACGAAAAACAGATGTAAACAGCTTTATAACAGCAGAtgaatataatcattattttagcAATCCAACTATCGATAATCTAATTCTTCCtgatcaatataaaaatgattggatCATTGTTCCTAATCCTTATAATACAATATATCTTGGTGAAATATTCTCTTTGTTCATTAATTGTACgaatgattcgattcaagAATTAATGACCAATGTTTCTGTTCGAATCGATATGCAAATCAATAATCGTGCTGTGGTTTTGAAAGaattaaatattgaaaaattagaTGCTAAAGCTAATCTTGATGAAATACTTAGCTATGAAATTAAAGAACCACATATTCATGTGTAAGTATATGATGCTCAAGTtatgccatcatcattaggctataatttgtatttttttgccGTTATAATAGATTAATTTGTACGTTGAGTTTCGATCTTCCTGACCATGAACGACAATCgtgtagaaaattttttcaattccagATTTCCAAACCAATCGATGTGAAGACAAAATTTTACTATACAGAATgtgatgaaatttatttggaAGCAATGTTTCAGAATTCAACAAATCTAcccattcaattgaaaagtGTCCAATTTGATAGTGTTAATTTTGATGtaacatcattgaattttaatctTGAATGCAAAGATCAATGGATATTTGGTGAAATTAACCGCTTGAATCCCAATGAATTACGACAATAT encodes:
- the LOC124495603 gene encoding trafficking protein particle complex subunit 13, whose product is MKNMEIKPENLLSVRVARVVSRKTDVNSFITADEYNHYFSNPTIDNLILPDQYKNDWIIVPNPYNTIYLGEIFSLFINCTNDSIQELMTNVSVRIDMQINNRAVVLKELNIEKLDAKANLDEILSYEIKEPHIHVLICTLSFDLPDHERQSCRKFFQFQISKPIDVKTKFYYTECDEIYLEAMFQNSTNLPIQLKSVQFDSVNFDVTSLNFNLECKDQWIFGEINRLNPNELRQYLFVLTPKKDIRFNPSILKSVNTIGKLDIIWYSGIGEKGHIQTSQLERNATVENIKVYIEDIPTQTKLKEIFRIKFRIINFSSKTVEPLVNYVNDENQNILWLGLSSKNLGELKQSQSIEVQMNLYPIKIGLFSIPIIKITDMITQKIIEFKDLASVNII
- the LOC124495597 gene encoding mitochondrial potassium channel ATP-binding subunit: MIEMITAQILRLNRSILNRPLIHWYSSLTKIGTKRPPFKHIIKHKHGLTLMCGGITTTGFIYLAIDSFKWKAICQSFKHDNIVIDEPENHSKDHDHDQDHDKRISIWSKLYEFIKPDILWFLFSIPCALMSAYYNIQINLELGNLMNVIQESLKSGTLIESSDDFIKQFIELIKEPAKNLIFDYLSQSIFSCFYLYSLFVMAERTANRMRFELFSKFLSFEIKFYDLNNSGNVLSALSNDVLEFKSSFKQMISLSIKNMAQVLGCVYTLFQISPEMTILINVVVLPTLVVVGTQIGSRLRKLSRQLHDQLANITNIAFESMNNIRTVKMLSIEQILEKKFFDELLKFDHLNQKFSSGFSIFQGLTNLAINGIVLVTLLFGGYNLLGGRMTAGNLMAFLATTQTIQRSLFQLSMLYGHYIKTTSSLQKICSYLAIPSPYLGGQTMPKITGDIQFNDVTFKYPKRPEYITLKKLNLKLEAGKITGLCGTSGGGKSTIAMLVESLYDIESGSITLDGINMKDLDKKWLRKDLIGYISQEPVLFCTTIKENIMFGNPNATDDEVIAAAKIANAHDFIIEFPHGYDTIVGQQGTALSGGQRQRIAIARAIIKNPKILILDEATSALDSESELLVKEALKVIMKDRTVLVIAHRLNTIEHCDHIVVLESGRIVEQGTHQQLLRNGAKYFQLVNRAKEKKKNRKMRMMDDDFIDDLLDE